CTCATTCGTGCATTTTTATTGCGTGAGCGGATGAAAGCTTTTGCAAAAGATAGCGATTTTAATGCAGAGCATGTTCATGTTATCGGGGCTGGTGTAATGGGTGGTGATATTGCTGCCTGGTGTGCTTTACGTGGACTACACGTAACCTTACAAGATAAATCACATTTGCAAATCGCTCCTGCCATTGGAAGAGCGCACGCTTTATTTAAAAAGAAATTACGTAAGCCACGTCTCATTCAGGCTGCTATGGACAGATTGATACCTGATCCACAAGGACATGGGATTGCGCGTGCCGATGTATTTATCGAAGCGGTATTTGAAAATCTCGAAGTTAAGCAAGCAATTATGAAGCAGGTTGAGGCGAAAGCTAAAAAGACTGCCATTATTGCTACAAATACTTCCAGCATTCCTTTGGATGAAATTAGTACTGCAATGACTAATCCGAAACGTCTGGTAGGAATTCACTTCTTTAATCCAGTCGCCAGAATGGAGCTTGTAGAAGTTGTAAGCAGCTCGAAAACTTCTAAAGATGTGGGTGAAGATGCATGCGCCTTTGTAAATCAAATTGGACGTTTGCCATTGCCGGTAAAATCAAGCCCAGGATTTTTAATCAACCGCGTATTGATGCCTTATCTCATGGAATGTGTGCAATTACTTGAAGAAGGTTATAGTGGGGAAGAAATTGATAAAGCCGCGAAAGACTTTGGTATGGTAATGGGGCCTGTTGAATTGGCTGATACTGTCGGAATGGATGTTTGTTTGGCTGTGGCTGAGAATTTAACCTCGCACTTCGGTGGAACCGTTCCTCAACGATTACGTGATATGGTTAAGAAAGGAAAGCTGGGACGTAAAACTGATGAAGGGTTCTATCGCTATAAAAATGGTAAACCTATTAAGCAAAAGGTAACTAGTACCAAACCCAGCAAAGACATTTCTAATCGCTTAATTTTGCGAATGGTTAATGAGGCTGCAACTTGTCTACGTGAAGGTGTTGTTGCCGATAGCGATTTGCTCGATGGCGGAATGATTTTTGCGACAGGCTTTGCTCCTTTCCGTGGTGGTCCAATGAATTATGCCAAGCACTTTGGTCATGACAAGCTCAATGAGCTTTTTGCAAAACTAGAAGCGCAATATGGTGATCGATTCAAAGCGGATGTAAGTTTATAATTTAGTAGTAATCTTTCTTGTGACGGCAAGGTATTTCCTTGCCGTTTTTCTTTTGGAAGAGTAATAAGCATGAAACGAATTAATATCTTGCAGAGACTTGTTCTAGGCTTAAGCCTAATTGCCTTAAAACCGTTATGGGCTCTTACTTTCGTGCTACCAACCCAAGGCGATGTCATTGGTGAGATTCAATATGTGAATCCAGAAATGGGAGAGTCATTAAGTGAAGTAGGGATGCGTTACGATATTGGTTATTACGAGATGATTAGGGCTAATCCACAAATCAGTCCGACGAGTCTATTAGATGAACG
The nucleotide sequence above comes from Legionella hackeliae. Encoded proteins:
- a CDS encoding 3-hydroxyacyl-CoA dehydrogenase NAD-binding domain-containing protein, producing the protein MSNYKHWELQTDADHIAWLAINRQDTAVNAINNEVLDELNGLLQEIGQRAKLKGLIIYSAKEKGFIAGADVNAFSQFTTPAEAVDFLRKGQTVFSRLEALSIPTVAMIDGFCMGGGLELALACNYRIASDDKDTRIGLPEVMLGIHPGWGGTARLPRLIGGFDALSKVILTGAPLSAEKAKHLGIVDDVVPLRQLKRAAVYFIKNKPPKHKPGFLQGLTNSAWVRKLLAPLLRSQVAKRVSKKHYPAPFAVIDLWEKEGGMGERAYLKEADSVEQLVSGSDTARNLIRAFLLRERMKAFAKDSDFNAEHVHVIGAGVMGGDIAAWCALRGLHVTLQDKSHLQIAPAIGRAHALFKKKLRKPRLIQAAMDRLIPDPQGHGIARADVFIEAVFENLEVKQAIMKQVEAKAKKTAIIATNTSSIPLDEISTAMTNPKRLVGIHFFNPVARMELVEVVSSSKTSKDVGEDACAFVNQIGRLPLPVKSSPGFLINRVLMPYLMECVQLLEEGYSGEEIDKAAKDFGMVMGPVELADTVGMDVCLAVAENLTSHFGGTVPQRLRDMVKKGKLGRKTDEGFYRYKNGKPIKQKVTSTKPSKDISNRLILRMVNEAATCLREGVVADSDLLDGGMIFATGFAPFRGGPMNYAKHFGHDKLNELFAKLEAQYGDRFKADVSL